The genome window GCACGCCCAACCACCTGCACGAGGCTCACGCGCTGTCGGCCCTCGCGGCGGGCGCGCACGTGGTGGTCGAGCGGCCGATCGCGCTCACGAGCGCGGGCGTGGCGCGCGTACTGAGGGCGGCCGAGAAGGCCAAGCGCAACGTCCTGGTCGCGATGAACCACCGTTTCCGGAGCGACGTGCAGGCGGTGCAGAAGTTCCTCGCCGGCGGGGAGCTGGGCGAGATCGCGACCATCCGCTGCGGCTGGCATGTCTTCCGCGCCCCTCGCCAGCAGTTGGGCTGGCGGTCGCGCCGGGCGGAGTCCGGCGGCGGGGTGATGATGGACCTCGGCCTGCCGATGCTCGACCTCGCGCTCTGGCTGGCGGGCCGGCCGCCGGTGGTCCGCGTTTCGGCGCACGTCAAGGGCACCGGGCAGGTGGACGAGATCGCCGCCGCGCACCTGTTCTGCGAGAACGGGATCTCGATCTTCTGCGACGTCTCGTGGCGCTACGTGGGCGAAGGGGAGCGCACCTGGGTGGACGTGCAGGCCTCCAAGGGCTCGGCGTCCATCTCGCCGTTCCGGGTGTTCAAGGAACTACACGGCGCGCCGGTGGACGTGACCCCGACGGGCGCGGCGAGCCGCGAGCACCAGTTCATCGCCTCATACCGCTCCGAGTGGGCATATTTCCTGGCGGGCGTGCGCGGCGAAGTGGCCCTGGTACCGCCCGAGGACCAGGTCCGCCTCCACAAGGTCATCGAGACCATCTACAAGTCGGCAGACGAGCAGCGCGACATCAAGCTGTGAGCGTCCGCGCCTTCCTGCCCACCAGACGGGAACTCATGCCGGCGGCCATCACCGCCGGTTTGTTGTTTGTCGCCTACGCGCCGTTCAGCCTGGTGCTGCCGAGCTTCGTGGCGATGGTGCCGTTCGTCTGGGCGCTGGAAGACGCACCGACGCACCGGCGCACCGACGCACAGATCGCCTGGACCGGCTACTGGTTCGGCGTACTCGCCAACGGTGTGGTGCTCTACTGGATCGTGATCGCGCTCTGGCACTTCACGCCGCTGTCGCTGGCCGGTTACCTCGCGGCGATCTTGGTGGTGCTCGCGCCCGGATGGGCGCTTGCGGCCTGGATGGTAGCGCGGGTGCGGCGGCGCACGGGGCTGCCGCTGTGGCTCGTCTTCCCGATAGTCTGGACAGCGG of Gemmatimonadales bacterium contains these proteins:
- a CDS encoding Gfo/Idh/MocA family oxidoreductase — its product is MSTNASDIRIGMVGAGAIAQVAHLPVLRKLKGVEIVAICDNDGAKARALAQRMGIGGAYTDIEELLEFGKVDAVVICTPNHLHEAHALSALAAGAHVVVERPIALTSAGVARVLRAAEKAKRNVLVAMNHRFRSDVQAVQKFLAGGELGEIATIRCGWHVFRAPRQQLGWRSRRAESGGGVMMDLGLPMLDLALWLAGRPPVVRVSAHVKGTGQVDEIAAAHLFCENGISIFCDVSWRYVGEGERTWVDVQASKGSASISPFRVFKELHGAPVDVTPTGAASREHQFIASYRSEWAYFLAGVRGEVALVPPEDQVRLHKVIETIYKSADEQRDIKL